The following nucleotide sequence is from Archocentrus centrarchus isolate MPI-CPG fArcCen1 chromosome 18, fArcCen1, whole genome shotgun sequence.
CAGTAGCATTACAGCGATAGTACGATAATAAAGGAAAAACGAGATTAAAGCCAATATTTGATGCTGATGACACAAAGACATGCCTTCCTGTGTCACTGCTGAATCCAGGATTCATCACATGTTCTTGGCACAGACTGAAGGTCTTTTAATGTGACACCCCACGTCATCCCAGCACTTTCCAGCTGGAAgtacagagaaagagaaagtcaCTGAATGTATTGAGCAATTTATCTTCACATTTATATTGTCCATGCCACAACACATTTTTTCCATACTGAAAACCACCAACTaatgtgataaaaaaaattctattttcTCTTCAAAGTTACATTTCCAGAACATTTTTGAGTCTGAGTGGATagtttcttttatcttttatgaGTAGGATCATTTAGACTTGTACCTCCATGATTAACTTTCAAGCACTGCTGGGGACCTTTATGATTATTGGGCTCTCCAGGACACCAGTCGGTATAGGGGAAAGTGCTGCCATCGCTCCAAAACCAATAGCTGTCCTGGAGGAGAGAGAATAGATTATATTTAAACGTATATTTAGGTAGTAAAGATGGAAACTTGAGGAACACCACAATTAAAATGCCCAATAGAAACATCAGTTTCCCATTTTAACATTCACTGGGCATTTTGATAGAGTGAAACTACTGATTGGCTTTAAATTGTTAAAGTATTATTGAATGTAAGTAGAAATTTTTAATAATGttaagaacaaaaaagaaaatgcaggtaATCCATTCATTGCATTTacacatattaaatatatagTAATTGCATTCTTAGTTTTCATTGACTAAAGTACCTCCTGTGCATCAGTGCCACCAATCCAGGTTTCTTTGTACTCATGACTACCACTCAGTATGAGCCTCTGAATCTCGTGGTACTCCGAGAAGTTGTGAACCGATGCAAGGTGTCCCCCCAGGGAAATACAGTTTTTCTACAGTGAAGACACAGATACATTTTCACAATGAAAATGGAGATACCATATCAGCACTGTGTGCCAGTTCAGCAAGACCATTCATTGGAGTCATTGGAGAATCAGTGTACACTGGGATTACCTCAGCTCTAGCCCAAGGCATAGGTTTTGCAATGTAGTAGAAACAGTGGCGATTGAACTCCAACCAACCACCACCACATCTGAGGGACCTCTTGACCAGGTGAGCCTGTGCTGTGTGTGGTGGATAACATGGAATCTCCATTCAGTGTGTTGAATTTATTATATGTgtgtattaaaatataataagcACAATAatttaacaatgaaaaaaaaaaagagtgatgaACACATGAAACATTAACACAAACTGTGGTTGTACCTTTCTTCTATTACCTCTGCAGATGACATTAGAAGAGCATTAAAGTGAAAATCTGAAAGACACTGACCTCTTTCATTGCTTTCGGCCTTTGTCTCTGGAAGAACTATAAAATTAGAGACAGCATTTAATTGACACTTCAATCCTTTTCTGTAATATCATCTGTAGATGGAATAATACTCACCAGCAGATCCAGCCAGAGCCACTATGGTACAAACCAgtgcacacacagtcagcatGTTCATGGTTGCAGATGACGAGATCGGAATTAGTGATGCTTCTGTAGGAGACTCGTACAGACTGCAGGTCAGTAAAGAGAAGTCAACCGATTATAAAATGAAGAACACgccggggggaggggggtcgGGAACAGAAAAAACGGAGCAGAAAACAAAAGGACGAAGCAGGCGACAAAGAGGAAAGACGACGAAaagaaaggacacacacacagacagagagagagagacagacagagacagagagagacacagacagagaggacacagacacacacacacacacacacacacacataatatatTAGAGATACAGagaggtatatatatatatatatatatatatatagatatatactatatatatatatatatatatatatatatatagattatatatatatatacatatataatatatatatatattaggggtcggactcaattaaaaaaattaatttaattaattaggagctttgtaattaatcgaAATAAATCGCATGTTAATCGCATttgaatatttaacatgataatatTAATCTAAGTTTGGttaatgaatgaatcaatatacataagcttaaacttccaaattttgcttattttcccaccagtctactacacagaccagcGAAGGGTGGAGGTGCTCCTGTGTTAAGGAATCCCTTACTCCTCCAGATGTTTGATGAGGCTCTGAATAGGGTAGCTTGCCAGCAACATTATCAGAGGTGGTTATCACCCTCAtcttaaaaaagacaaagaccCACTAGACTGTAAAAGCTACAGAAAAAAAGCCTGATAAATTGCGATTGCAAGATCTTAGCTAAGGTAATAGTGACCAGATTAGACAAGGTTATGACTAGCCTTGTACACCCTGACCACTAGAAGAACACTAGAAGGCTAATTAATATTATGTGGACAGCCCAAAATAAACTTTCAGCTGGTGACCTTTCCCCCACCATGGCTCTCTCCTTGGACGCAGAAAAGGCGTTTGATAGGGTGGAGTGGTGCTATCTATTCAGGTATTAGAAACATATGGCTTCGGCCCAAAATATATTAGCTGGGTCAGACTGCGCTACTTTAACCCTAGGCTTTGTATTAACAAATCACATTATGTCACAGCCTTTCGACCTACACAGAGGGAcaaggcagggctgcccacagAGTCCACTGCTTTTCGTATTAGCCTTGGAACCTCTGGCAGCAAGAATATGCAGGGACCCAGATTTCCCAGGTATCCAAATCAATAATGTGAATCATAAGCTGTTactttatgcagatgatgcccTTCTCTTGGTCTCATGACCGGAAAGTTCCCTGCCTGCCCTTTTAAAATTGTTAGCTCATTCTCCAACATATCTGGATATAAAGTTAACTGTGGTCAAAATCTGAAGCATTACCCCTGACAGCTTTCTGCCCCAAAACTTTGTTTCAGCCAGGAGACTTTAGTTGGCCTAGAGCAGGCATTAAATATTTGGGAATTATATTTCCCCATTCCATGGCTAATATAATCCAGGATAATTTTGAACCTTTACTTAATAAATTTAAATCTGACAAAGCTCAATGGTCCCCAGCATTTCTTTCCTTATGGGGCAAAGTTaatataatcaaaatgaatTGTGCCCCGAATTTAATTACCTATTGCAGGCACTCCCACTTAAAATTCTACCAAATGCTTTCATCAATTTGATAGACAATGCAACCAATTCATTTGGAACAATAAGCGCCCCAGAATTAAGCTCAGAAAACTGCAACGACCAGAGGGCTTGGGTGGCCTCGGCGTCCCAAATTTGCTATTTTATTACTATGCATTTATTTTGAGGCATATGATTCACTGGGCACCAGAATGAGCCACCAGAACGAGCTCCCCCGTGGCACAGCCTTGAAAGTACTCTCTGTTCTCCGCTCCCCCTGAAGTACATACATACCACTAAACTTTTTCCAGAGTTACAGACCCACCCAGTCTTTTCAGCTCTGCAGGAGGCGTGGAGAAAAGTGGCATCGATGCTAACCTTTAACCCATACCTCCATGCCGAAGCTTCTATATGGCTTAATCCCAAACTTTGTATTAGCAAATCTCCGATTCTCTGGAAACTGTGGGTCCAAAGAGGAATTTTGGTTCTTGGAGACCTATATGATGGAGGGATCCTTAAGTCCTTTAATGCACTTAAAATACAATTTCAGCTCCCAGAAAGTCAATTCTGGAGGTACCTACAACTTCGTCATTTATTACTTGGAATTTATGGATCTCCAGCCACACCTCCTGCAACTGTAGATTATCTTTCCCACATTAGGAAAATCTCGCAGGGACACCATATGGTCTGTAAATACTACTCCATGTTGGTAAAGGATATGGACAAAGGGCTCCCCACTCTGCGATCAGCCTGGGAAACTGATCTTGGTACAGCTTTCACTGATCAGGAATGGAAAATGTCCAGGGAAATTAAAACAAGATTAGTACAATTCAAACTATTGCATAGAATATATTGGTCACCACATATATTACATAGAGCCACCCTTATACAGTCACCTAAATGTTGGTGATGTCAGGCTGAGACAGGCACACTGATCCACATGCTATGGAAATGCCCTGATGTCCAAGACTTTTGGTATGCAATTTATAAATATGTCAAATTGATTATACAAAAGAAATCCGGTTTCTCCCAGACTGTTCATTTTGGGGGACCCGTCCCCTCTTAAACATTTGCCATCCAACACCGCTGAATGGGTCCAGACTGCATTAATGTTGGGGTGCAAACTGATTATCTCTCAGTGGAAGGCCACCCCATTCCACCTATTACTCTATGGTATAATCAACTAGGCAGATTAGCTGCACTGGAGCGCCTGTCATACAGATTACTAAATAAAATGGAGCTCTTCCACCTCAAATGGGACCCATACCTACATCAGACTGTGGGGGTCAAATTAAGCATCgcgatggtggaggcatgaagcCCCAGTGGGGTTCAATTTGATGGCAACGAGTGAGATATGTAGTATGCCCCACATAAATAAAAGTTGGCCAAACTGTGCTACAAAATATCTTAATGTGAACAGGGTCCCCCACCCCCATTTAGTTATCtattttactttcttattttccCCCCAGATCCCACCTTCCACTTTTTTTCTATTCCATCTACCATTTAGTGTGTGTTCTCCATTACTCTGTTACTGTGCTGAAGTAATTGCTGGTGAACTTTGCTTGTACAGGGAATGGACTATTGTAATGAAAACTCATTAAAATGTTAATcgtaaaaaaaagggggatacTCAAGCAAACAGCATACAAAAAATATACTATACCTGGAAAAAAATttatgggaaaaaaatacaaaatagaaaaaaataagacagaaaaaaagcatgatCACACAGACCAACGATCCAGCCATTCCACACCCACATGAGCCAGCATGTGCGCCAGCGTGAGCACCAGCACCCATGTCATGAAATGCACTTACTAATGAGGGTggaaagctgcagctctgcctaCCAGAAGCCTGAGACGAGTAGAGAGAAAGATCCAGGATGCTGTCCTTAACCCATCTGGAGCACCGGAGACCTATTGGCCACACATTCCAATGTGAGCCGTATTGTAATGATTTTAGTGAAAGGGAGTAAACGAACCTGTTTATCATACTGCAAGAAATACGAATAAATTGGCTGTTAGATGTTTACTTAAGCATACTTATGTATTTGTTCTGTTTCAGAATCACACAGTTTCTGTCCAGGTTCAATGTCTTCTGTGTTTTCCCACATTACTGACATCCTCGCTCTGATACTCTCATGTAGCTTTAAATTACAATAACACATATGCCATTCACCTTGTTCCATCTGTACATTTAATTTACTGCAGATCAAAAGCTCCAATGCAACTGATGTTGTGATGTTGATCATGACATGTGAAGTGACCAAAAGACCAAAGTGTGCGCATCTCTGATAATGAGTACATTGTAATGGACGATAGTAGTTGAGTTCAGTTTGgtggacccactgcaccactagAATGATAtctacataaaataaataaatgaataagataaaaattttctttaaaaaactttttttcatggggatatttatttttttcaaggaatattttaataatttatcaatagcAGCATTTCACACCCGCATGAGCCAGCATGTGCGCCAGCGTGAGCACCAGCATCCATGTCATGAAATGCACTTACTAATGAGGGTGGAAAGCTGCAGTTCTGCCTACCAGAAGCCTGAGACAATAGGGAAAGATCCAGGATGCTGTCCTTAACCCATCTGGAGCACCGAAGGCCTATTGGCTACACATTCCAATGTGAGCCGCATTCCCACCCCGGCAGACAGGCAGGGAAGGGAGGTCCCAATGAAGCTCCCCCCAGCCGAGGGGCAAGGACCCCAGAGAACCAGATGCAATGGGAAACACCCCtcccccagggccaacagcaacCCCAGGACATTGTCAGCCAGGCCTACGAAGCCCCACCCAAACTCCCATCCCAGGCATGACGTACGGATTTGGGGGTGTAGGAAAACCCCCCCCAGCTAATTAGATAAGTGTATGTATATCTATTACTGAATGCATGAGGAGTGCTGGGTGCTGTTAAATGAGGGGACAGTTGTGGCCCAAGCCCCAACTGCCAGTAGTTACTCTTGCCTACACTGTCGCCCCAAAACCCTTAATGTctcccatctcatcaacctctgggcAGCATGCCTGTCCCCCAAGGTCCCACGtcttgtgagttataatgactttaatgcaattaaaaaggagaggcaagtggcCGTGAAGCTCCACATGTTGGCCTCTCCTGCATGTGTGAGTAACGtgtagcgtgtgtgtgtgtgtgtgtgtgggggggggtcactGGCTCGTAGACAACCCTATTTCCCACACCTCAGCACAGGATAGGAGGAGGTGATccctttaaccctttaaattttttatttcacttgcTCTCCGTGGAGATGGACGCATTTTCTTCTCTCCATAACCCTTCCTTATTTACCTTGATCGCTGCTTTATTGCCTTTCTTCACACATCTtccaaactggaaattaaagttatggatctggtcagctggtcctattgatgatcaaattttcaccatgaggagattggggaaaggagaaccctctttcctcttatCCAATTGACATACCCggtgtcatggtccggggtacATTGGACCctgggtgttttgtttttgctttatcttgtctgttctgttctgggtttcttttgttgtgggcaGGGTTCTAAATTAACACCCGCCAACCCACCAAATGCGggttaaaaatcattttggcgGGTGTTAATAAAAACTTACTAGACAATTTTACCAGTGATGCAAGAGGCATTACATGCATGATACATAAGGCTCCGTTCTCAGTCATTTATCCCCTGGCAGTACTTCCTACATTTCCCATGAACACTATATGCGTTAACGCTACGTCATGACATTATACGCCCATTGGCTGCGCGGTTTGTAGTGAAAATAGCACGAGAAACCATGGAAATGAACGCTAACACCACTGACTTTATGCGCAAACGTGCAGCAAAAATGAGAGTAGCTCAGATTCTGATGCCGCTtctgaagaagaagagctttgaagaCGTGGTtcaaataatatatatacatagaaagagatagatagatagatagattgatCCCAAACCTGTTTGCACtttctgtgtatattttatggtatgtgttgtgtttttcatgctAACAATgatagccccttaactggccagggcccgtttgtagtcccttttatatggcaggctagaccctcccatttttattgacacatgtcattcagccaatcatgtaactggctgcaccaaatcccctgacaaagctacgtgacgccctctgagtattattgcctctgggaaacccatttcttaacaagattggccgaatgaggtgtcattcgaaatgggcgggtctagcctgccatataaatgcacttcattcggcccacGGACCAGACGcggccgattaataggctatgaaatgggttgttcagagccaataataaccagagggtgttatgtagttgtttcaggtgattttttttctgccagttaaggggttaataaaaTTATCAAATGCATTCAGTGGCActcatttctcttatttttacCACATAAAATTTGGCTGGTGGAAATTCTGATTGGCCGGTAACTTTAGAGAGTTACCAGCCACACTGGCTGGTGatcaaaaaagttaatttagaaCCCTGGTTGTGGGGTTGATTTAGTTATTTCTAGTTGCTTGTGTTCTCTTATTATtatcttattattttttcatcatGAAAATTTCTTTGTGTCTTAACTGCAGAAAACCTGTGTGTCCCTGGGAGGTCACCTTGCATTGGTGCACAACTTCATAGATTACCAAAAGCTTCAGGGGCTCATAAGAAGAGCTAGTCGTGAGGACAAAGAAACCTGGATTGGTGGCACTGATGCACAGGAGGTACTTAAGTCACTGAAAACCACTAAGAATGCAGTCACTATGTATGCAATATGTGTACATGCAATTTATTACAtgcattttccttttgttcttaaggttattaaaaaaatctacCTACATTCAATAATACTTTAACAATTTAAAGCCAATCAGTAGTTCCACTCTAGCAAAATGCCCAGTGAATGTTAAAGTGGGCAATTGATGTTTCTACTGACcattgtagccccttaactggcaagggcccggtgacgggccgtttgtagtcccttttatatggcaggctagaccctcccatttttattgacacgtcattcggccaatcatgtaactggctgcaccaaatcacctgacaaagctacgtgacgccctctgagtattattggctctgggaaacccatttcttaacatgattggccgaatgaggtgtcagtcaaaatggcgggtctagcctgccatataaatgcacttcattcggccgcggaccagacgcagccagttaataggctatgaaatgggttgttcagagccaataataaccagagggtgttatgtagtttttgtcaggtgatttttttgctgccagttaagggttAATTGTGGTGTTCGTCAGGTCTCCATCCTTACTACCCAATATTCTTTTAACTGTaatctcctctctcctccaggaGAATGGTTTTGGAGCGATGGCACCGCTTTCCAATATACCGACTGGTGTCCTGAAGAGCCCAATAACTCAGGAGGTCACCAGCATTGCTTGCAAATGAATCATGGAGGTACAAGTCTAAGAGATGCTACTCATACAAGATAAAAGAAAAGGCACTCATAAATATTGATCGTTTAGGGAAATTTACGTTTGAGacttatggtaaatggtaaatggactagctcttatatagcgctttctactcagtcagagcactcaaagcacttacacaacatgtttacatttacccatgcactcacattcatacaagcacttccatgtttatactaagctaagtgcttttaattaactagcatcacacacattcatactccgacaggatggtcggagagcaacttggggttaagtatcttgcccaaggatacattggcatgtagcctggagtagccagaatcaaccgctgaccttccgatcagtagtgacctgctctacctactgactacagctgaattttttttttctgtacttacAGATGAAAAGTGTTGGGATGACTTTCAGTGCCATGCTCAAaaaccttctctctctctgtgctaaGAACATGTGATGACTCCTGACTCAGCAGTGACACATTTGTGTCATCAGCATCATATATCGGCTTTAATCTCCTTTATTTGTACTATCGCTCTAGTGCTACTTAAAGATTATGAGACAAGAACCAGAAACGGAAGTTGGCTTATGTCTTTAATCAGAAGAGTCTGAACGTTGTATAAAAAGAATGCTTTTAGCTTTGTTTCCTGGAGAGAGAAATTGTCTTTTTGTGTGCAGAAATAAAGATGAATGCATTGAAATGGGTTggtttacaatttttttttaattaacaccaCCAGAAACAGCTTAATAAACTATGACACTAAATATTACTGTACATGTACATTATGAAGAAATTAATTTTGATCTGATGTGGGGCTTGTATCTCTTCAGCTAGGAGGAAAACCAAAGAGAAGTAGCAAAAATGCTTCATCATCCTAAATTAAAATAGAAATTCCTGCTTGCTGTGCGTGCATTAGAGCAAACTGGTAAAGTCAAATGACCTCTGAGACCATCACTGTTAGAATGCACATGCTGACTTCTCCTAAAATGGCGTCTAAGATTCTGTGGAGCAGGACAGTGATGAAAATAAATGTaccttgagtttttttttaggagTGCAGCTATTTTAATAATCATGTATCTATTGATCATTCTATTGATTACtcatacttttgtcttattattgAGAATAGTAAATCTTCACAAGGGAAAGGTCATTTAAAATTATCAGCATTGCAGTCTCTAAAATAAAACCAATGTTCTGGCAGTTTAAGTGTGTACTGCGTACAGTAGCTGCCAAAAGAACTAAACTCTTTCATTTTTTATGTGTCATTAAAATGTCATCTTTTGAAGAGAGCTTTCtcttaaacacaaaaataaatggtaCACACAACCCAAAATAAAGCCTAAAATCAAATAGCCCTTATTGTTAGGCTCCATGTAaacctgcacacaaacacagagcacgGGGATCAGGTTcatcaaatttttatttgacaATCACACAGTCTTTGAAGCCAACGTAGTAGCTGAAACAAATATGGATGTGACCTTCTGTGTCGAGGCTTTGAAGCATGTGTTGAGTAATCAAGTGAGATTTTTGTGAAGGGCATATTGAGGTTTGTGTTGCTAACGTATATGTTGACGGTCGCAGCTTCGCAAGCCGGCCGTACCTGACTGATTCAGGAAATCAGTGActgatgcagctgtttttttggcAATGAAACTAGCTAGAAAGAGGAGATTTTCCCCTGTGTGGGAACATGTTAAGCTGTGTGGGAACATTTTGAGCTGATCTCTCTCAACCTGTCACATTGTACCTGAGTGAACCAAACACTGAAAGATTGCAGAACTCCTAGATAACtgggagggaaagaaaaatgtaCATCCCACCTTGTACAAACTTGCTGTTGCTTTTATCAGTACTCCAGCTCCAAAAAGGAGCCGCCATGAAGCCCGGCATGGTGgaaaagcatttatttttaatcaaaatgaataaataaattgtccCTAGTGACATAAGCACAGTGATAATCCAAGTAAAGCAATCACATTCATATCACAATCCTCTTCCCAgtttgtttccactttccctcttgACCCCACCATTCAATCATAAAGACAAACACCATGTTAATAAGTTCAGAATTTATGATTCTGCACCATCAAGTGgacagtaaatgtaaaacaggcagAGTAATTATACTCACActgcctgttttacatttactgtcCACTTGATGGTGCAGTAGAGCAAATAAAGCACCATGAAGCTTCGTGGTTCACCAATTGAATGGAAAGCTTCaatgcttcatgaagcttcatctcaccatcactaGAGACAAACTAGTCAAATGTTTCTCTTTCTGCTCCCTTACTCTTCTGGAGGTGAGCTACCAGTCTTGAGAAATGCTCCAGTCTTTTATAGGCAGGACCTAATTAGCACAACAGCCAACAGGAGAGTAATTAGACACAGGACAAAGCACTTGATTTACAGGGTGGAGAATTTTTCCCAGATTCCAcctgtggaaaacaaaacacagtccCCACATGTCcttacaaacaaacacacaaagtaggAGAAAGAGGATAAGGTATAGCAgtggtgtcaaactcaatcccAGAACAGGCCTAAACTGAGAACACAGTCTAAGTCTCAAGCCAAACAGGATTAACCTTTATTGAacagtctaaaactgaaaatattttaaccaGCCATACGAATTTGAATGGCCAAAATACAGCAACATTATGGGATTCAAGtaacatcagggaaaatgaaaacatttcaagCTGGTGAAAATTtccaaatttctttttttgatgTGCTATCAGCAAAAAGCCCAGAGACAAGAAACAGAAAGCTATTTAGTTTCTCTCTTCttccattttgttcctatttTCCATGagctgacagatttcctcagggagctgttgggaatttttttaatactttcatCTATCATCTATACTTTCTTCACTGCTAGCAGGGGCCCATCCAATGTTTTATATTGGATGGGCCCATGGGCCTCTACTGGGTcactgttaatttcatttatcAATATCTATTTGTACTGTCactattttttacttttattacttgTGCTGATACTGTTTTTATATCTATATTGCTTTCATATTGGTGCATGGGGTCATTATTTTCATGTTCTAGGTACCAGTCATTGGGGTGAAGTGAGACCTGTTTGATCTTAGGTGTGCGTTTGTGGCTTTTGGGGAGTTGCCAGAGTGAGTGCTGTTCCTCGTGACACCTGTAACACTATGTTATacttcagcagtgttttatgA
It contains:
- the LOC115797103 gene encoding ladderlectin-like, yielding MNMLTVCALVCTIVALAGSAAQAHLVKRSLRCGGGWLEFNRHCFYYIAKPMPWARAEKNCISLGGHLASVHNFSEYHEIQRLILSGSHEYKETWIGGTDAQEDSYWFWSDGSTFPYTDWCPGEPNNHKGPQQCLKVNHGAGKCWDDVGCHIKRPSVCAKNM